Proteins co-encoded in one Oncorhynchus kisutch isolate 150728-3 linkage group LG1, Okis_V2, whole genome shotgun sequence genomic window:
- the timeless gene encoding protein timeless homolog yields MDLYVMNCELLATCSALGYLEGDTYHKEPDCLESVKDLIRYLRHEDDTRDTRQQLGAGQILQNDLLPIITQHSQDKSLFDACIRLMVNLTQPALLCFGKVPDDPTVRHHFLEVVSYLQAYKEAFANEKVFGVLSETLYTLLQLDWEQRQEEDNLLIERILLLVRNVLHVPADPYEEKNVDDDASVHDKLLWAIHMSGLDDLIKFLASAQSEQQWSMHVLEVISLMFRDQTPELLVSAGQARSAQEKQRDAQELEALRQKEQAEKRSRTLQRGTRHSRFGGSYVVQGLKSIGEKDVIYHRGLHNFKNYTHDEGKAVRRVPKRKLHARDSEGKRRSALNVRLFLREFCMDFLENCYNRLMYLVKEGLIREQAQQHDETYYLWALSFFMAFNRGNGFRADLVSETMSIRAFHFIERNITNYYEMMLTDRKEASSWSRRMHLALKAYQELLLTVNEMDRSRDEDIRQSANVIKSNIFYLMEYREIFLTLLRKFDETKQPRTFLRDLVESTHLFLRMLERFCKGRNNLVVQRKRVKRKKSKGRKNPTAAENTPEELEETWGAVAEELRATSFQLSEALTEGAVPFDAASETPLEEQRTEAMVRVQDTLLNRLGPEALGLLRAAREVWPEGDVFGSADVEPEEELELLKQILIANLPRPPPPEPGMEEEDGELEEEEELESVRVSETEFNFLDFIKRFANPNVVRPYLLLLRSYSQNSPHTNHCITRMLHRLAVDLKMDALLFQLSVFCLFNKILGDPAATAYKELVTFAKFVLNRFFALAAKNNKAFVELLFWKSVGAAREMTEGYSKPGEGEGSNKKAKWTPEEEDELRTLYEEHRDSEVPDIVETLLPLLSNTTRTRRQVVAQLVAMGLVDSVKELKKQRKGTRIVLWTEEQEEELQMLFEEFRDSDDVLGNILKKVTAKRSRARMVEKLLSMGLVSDRRELHKKRRRNPNAPGKSATMGMTEEEFLAHLPGGLTEEPMDEDEEGEEEEEEEEDEEESEGEERERQAPAARGRKSWMAERESMVEKKASLRTMVYTLRQEGMSGPLLWLQNCLNRTADHREEEGLFQPVPIVPLTEENEDAMEKKSFQRLLRKIGVRAPADEQESFWRIPAQMRPSQLRGAAEVLSPSQDALAAGTEESEQPTPGSPIQEQQQGEADSHEQRTQALRALLLARKMKQPSTSAEHTDFTPVEDSDGAPQRSSEKKTSTKRSRVVLDSDEDEEDSPLTMDLGADGGADSDREAHSAPAKRKRQRVLIDDDEDD; encoded by the exons ATGGACTTGTACGTGATGAACTGTGAGCTTTTAGCAACGTGCAGTGCCCTCGGGTACCTGGAAGGAGACACCTACCACAAAGAACCTGACTGTCTAG AGAGTGTGAAGGATCTGATCCGGTACCTGCGGCATGAGGATGACACGCGGGACACCCGTCAGCAGCTGGGGGCGGGCCAAATCCTCCAGAACGACCTGCTGCCCATTATCACCCAGCACAGCCAGGACAAGTCCCTGTTTGACGCCTGCATcag GCTTATGGTCAACCTTACCCAACCTGCACTGCTCTGCTTCGGGAAAGTCCCAGATGACCCCACTGTCAGACATCACTTCCTGGAAGTGGTATCCTATTTACAGGCCTATAAGGAG GCTTTTGCCAATGAAAAGGTGTTTGGAGTTCTGAGTGAGACCCTGTACACCCTGCTGCAACTG GACTGGGAGCAGAGGCAGGAGGAAGACAACCTGCTGATTGAGAGGATTCTGCTGCTGGTCAGGAATGTACTGCATGTCCCCGCTGACCCCTacgaggagaag AACGTGGATGATGATGCCAGTGTGCATGACAAGCTGCTGTGGGCCATCCACATGAGTGGTCTAGACGACCTGATCAAGTTCCTGGCCTCTGCACAGAGCGAGCAGCAGTGGAGCATGCATGTGCTGGAGGTCATCTCCCTCATGTTCAGAGACCAG ACGCCGGAACTCCTGGTGAGTGCGGGTCAGGCTCGTTCAGctcaggagaaacagagagatgccCAGGAGCTGGAGGCCCTACGACAAAAAGAGCAAGCGGAGAAACGCAGCCGCACCCTCCAGAGAGGAACCCG aCACTCTCGCTTTGGAGGCTCGTATGTGGTTCAGGGACTCAAATCCATTGGCGAGAAAGATGTGATCTACCACCGAGGCCTTCACAAC TTCAAGAACTACACCCACGATGAAGGCAAGGCGGTGAGACGTGTGCCCAAGCGGAAGCTGCACGCTCGAGACTCGGAGGGCAAACGCCGCTCGGCCCTCAACGTGCGCCTCTTCCTGCGCGAGTTCTGCATGGACTTCCTGGAGAACTGCTATAATCGCCTCATGTACCTGGTCAAG GAGGGACTGATCAGGGAACAGGCGCAGCAGCACGACGAGACCTACTACCTATGGGCTCTCAGCTTCTTCATGGCCTTTAACCGCGGCAACGGTTTCCGTGCTGACCTGGTCTCCGAGACAATGTCCATCCGTGCCTTCCACTTCATTGAGCGCAACATCACCAATTACTACGAGATGATGCTCACCGACCGCAAGGAGGCCTCGTCCTGGTCCCGTAG GATGCACCTGGCTCTGAAGGCGTATCAGGAGCTGCTGCTGACGGTGAACGAGATGGACCGCTCCCGAGACGAGGACATCAGACAGAGCGCGAACGTCATCAAGA GTAACATTTTCTACCTGAtggagtacagagagatcttcttgACCCTGCTGAGGAAGTTTGATGAGACAAAGCAGCCGCGCACATTCCTCAGGGACCTGGTGGAGTCCACCCACCTCTTCCTGCGCATGCTGGAGCGCTTCTGCAAGGGACGCAACAACCTGGTGGTGCAG AGGAAGCGTGTGAAGCGTAAGAAGTCTAAGGGCCGGAAGAATCCGACTGCAGCAGAGAACACCCCCGAGGAACTGGAGGAGACGTGGGGGGCCGTGGCAGAGGAGCTGAGGGCCACTAGCTTTCAG TTGTCGGAGGCTCTGACAGAGGGCGCTGTGCCATTTGACGCTGCGTCTGAGACTCCCCTGGAGGAGCAGAGGACTGAGGCCATGGTGCGTGTCCAGGATACCCTGCTCAACAGACTGGGCCCTGAGGCTCTGGGCCTGCTACGAGCCGCGAG GGAGGTGTGGCCAGAGGGAGATGTGTTTGGTTCAGCTGATGTGGAGCCAGAGGAGGAACTGGAGCTCCTCAAACAGATCCTCATTGCCAACCTGCCCA GGCCACCTCCCCCTGAACctgggatggaggaagaggatggagagttggaggaggaggaagagctgGAGTCTGTACGCGTGTCTGAGACGGAGTTCAACTTCCTGGACTTCATCAAGAG GTTTGCCAACCCCAACGTCGTACGTCCCTACCTGCTCCTGCTCCGGTCTTACTCCCAGAACTCCCCCCACACCAACCACTGCATCACACGCATGCTGCACCGCCTGGCCGTCGACCTTAAGATGGACGCCCTGCTCTTCCAGCTTTCTGTCTTCTGCCTCTTCAACAAGATCCTAGGAGACCCTGCCGCCACTGCCTATAAG GAGCTGGTGACCTTTGCTAAGTTTGTGCTGAACCGTTTCTTTGCCCTGGCGGCTAAAAACAACAAGGCTTTTGTAGAGCTGCTCTTCTGGAAGAGTGTGGGAGCTGCCCGCGAGATGACAGAGGGCTACAGCAAGCCtggagaagg AGAGGGGTCTAATAAGAAAGCAAAATGGACGCCAGAGGAAGAGGATGAGCTGCGAACACTCTACGAGGAGCACCGCGACTCTGAAG TGCCTGACATTGTTGAGACTCTGCTGCCGTTGCTTAGCAACACCACCCGTACGCGTCGGCAGGTGGTGGCCCAGTTGGTGGCGATGGGACTGGTGGACAGTGTAAAAGAACTGAAGAAACAGAG GAAAGGCACTCGTATTGTTCTGTGGACAGAGGAGCAGGAAGAAGAGCTACAGATGCTGTTTGAGGAGTTCAGAGACTCCGATG ATGTGCTGGGGAACATCCTGAAAAAGGTGACGGCTAAACGTTCCCGGGCCCGCATGGTGGAGAAGTTGCTCAGCATGGGCCTGGTCTCTGACCGACGGGAACTCCACAAGAAGAGACGGCGCAACCCTAACGCTCCGGGGAAGAGTGCCACGATGGGAATG ACTGAAGAAGAGTTCCTGGCTCATCTCCCTGGAGGTCTAACCGAAGAGCCCATGGACGAAgacgaggagggggaggaggaggaggaggaggaagaagacgaagaggagagcgagggggaggagCGGGAGAGACAGGCTCCGGCAGCCAGAGGGAGGAAAAGCTGGatggcagagagggagagcatgGTTGAGAAGAAGGCCAGTCTGAGGACCATGGTGTACACTCTACGGCAGGAAG GTATGTCAGGACCCCTGTTGTGGCTACAGAACTGCCTGAACAGAACGGCAGATCACCGCGAGGAAGAAG GCTTGTTTCAGCCCGTGCCAATTGTCCCTCTGACTGAGGAGAACGAGGATGCCATGGAGAAAAAGAGCTTTCAGAGGTTACTACGGAAAATAGGGGTCCGAGCACCAGCTGATGAACAG GAGTCATTCTGGAGGATCCCAGCCCAGATGAGACCATCCCAGCTGAGGGGAGCGGCAGAGGTCCTTAGCCCCAGTCAGGATGCCCTAGCAGCGGGGACAGAGGAGTCGGAACAGCCAACCCCAGGGAGCCCCATCCAGGAACAGCAGCAGGGGGAGGCAGACTCTCACGAGCAGAGAACCCAGGCCCTCCGAGCCCTGCTGCTGGCCCGCAAGATGAAACAGCCCTCTACCTCAGCAGAACACACAG ATTTCACACCTGTTGAGGATTCAGACGGTGCACCTCAGAG ATCTTCAGAGAAGAAGACCTCCACCAAGAGAAGCCGAGTGGTGTTGGACAGTGATGAGGATGAAG AGGACTCTCCTCTCACTATGGACCTGGGGGCAGACGGGGGCGCTGACTCAGACAGGGAGGCGCACTCAGCCCCTGCCAAGCGCAAACGACAGAGGGTCCTGATTGACGATGATGAAGATGATTAG